A DNA window from Christiangramia salexigens contains the following coding sequences:
- a CDS encoding C40 family peptidase, whose translation MKISFDFKYYLILIAVILVSCAGETENEKEEDIQEMITSVQQKFSPDKRVALLDIELEKKKENYILKGETNMPEAARTLKAKLDSAAISYTDNIQILPSKVLEGKIHGVIDVSVANLRGEGKHSAELVTQATLGTPVQIWKRTEEWYYIQTPDGYLSWVDHGGITTMDEEEFKAWKTSEKVIYKKTFGQSYKTPENNSKPVTDLVAGAVLELEAEKEDYFKVRYPDGRAAYLLKEEAEIYSKWLKGIESSSEKLVETSEKLMGLPYLWGGTSAKGVDCSGFTKTIFFMNGMVVPRDASQQVREGKLVDSKGDFDKLKVGDLLFFGRPATDTTSEKVVHVGMWIGNNEFIHSSGDVHISSMDKAAENFDEFNKSRYLRTKRYLGEKSSGLAYLKDQDLYFAQQTDSL comes from the coding sequence ATGAAAATAAGTTTTGACTTCAAATATTATCTGATCTTGATCGCTGTGATCCTGGTTTCTTGTGCCGGGGAAACCGAAAATGAAAAGGAAGAAGATATTCAGGAAATGATCACTTCGGTTCAACAAAAGTTTTCTCCAGATAAGCGTGTTGCCTTACTGGACATAGAATTAGAAAAAAAAAAGGAAAATTATATTCTAAAAGGGGAGACAAATATGCCAGAGGCCGCCCGGACACTAAAGGCTAAACTCGATTCGGCAGCTATAAGTTATACCGATAATATTCAGATCCTGCCTTCAAAAGTTCTGGAGGGAAAGATTCACGGAGTCATAGATGTTTCGGTTGCAAACCTTAGGGGTGAAGGCAAACATTCAGCAGAACTGGTTACTCAGGCAACACTTGGAACACCGGTGCAGATCTGGAAAAGAACTGAGGAATGGTATTATATACAAACGCCAGATGGTTACCTTTCCTGGGTAGACCATGGAGGAATTACCACAATGGATGAAGAAGAATTCAAAGCCTGGAAGACCTCAGAGAAAGTGATCTATAAAAAGACCTTTGGGCAATCTTATAAAACTCCTGAAAATAACTCCAAGCCTGTAACCGACTTGGTTGCGGGAGCAGTTCTGGAACTCGAGGCTGAAAAAGAGGATTACTTTAAAGTGAGATATCCCGATGGGCGAGCAGCCTATTTGCTTAAAGAGGAAGCAGAAATCTATTCTAAATGGCTTAAAGGAATTGAGAGTTCCTCAGAAAAACTTGTGGAGACTTCAGAAAAGCTGATGGGATTGCCTTATTTATGGGGTGGTACTTCAGCAAAAGGAGTTGACTGTAGTGGTTTTACGAAAACCATCTTCTTTATGAACGGGATGGTAGTGCCCCGAGATGCCTCACAACAGGTTAGAGAAGGTAAACTTGTAGATTCAAAAGGTGATTTTGACAAACTTAAAGTAGGTGATCTTTTATTCTTTGGCAGACCAGCAACAGATACGACTTCAGAAAAGGTAGTCCATGTTGGAATGTGGATAGGGAATAATGAGTTCATTCACTCTTCTGGAGATGTGCATATAAGCAGTATGGACAAAGCAGCAGAAAACTTTGACGAATTCAACAAATCAAGGTATTTAAGAACCAAGAGATATCTGGGAGAGAAGAGTAGCGGGCTTGCTTATTTAAAGGATCAGGATCTCTATTTTGCACAGCAAACCGATTCTTTATAA
- a CDS encoding dipeptide epimerase has translation MKIDYRSFNLELRETFTVSYGSRNFQPTLIVCLSDGEFTGYGEAAATSYYGVSVDKMQYSLQQIEEIIRENIQKYPEELWETTFPYLKDNLFAQAALDIAMHDLHAKRNGLPLYKQWGLELKNLPKSNYTIGIDSVERMVQKMKAFPWPLYKIKLGTKEDVRIIQELRKHTDSVFRVDANASWGLDDALYNIEELKDLNVEFIEQPLNPKDTEAMKILYKESALPLIADESCILEQDIENCAEYFHGVNIKLSKCGGLTPALRMIKKARDLGLKTMVGCMTESSVGISAIAHLTPMLDYVDMDGALLLKSDIADGIKVFADKIYFPERNGTGAILLN, from the coding sequence ATGAAAATAGACTACAGGAGCTTTAATTTAGAACTCAGGGAAACTTTTACCGTGAGTTATGGTTCCCGGAATTTTCAGCCAACGCTTATCGTATGTTTAAGTGATGGGGAATTTACGGGTTATGGTGAAGCTGCTGCCACGTCTTATTATGGAGTGAGTGTGGATAAAATGCAATACTCCCTTCAGCAGATTGAGGAGATTATTCGGGAAAATATTCAAAAATATCCTGAAGAATTATGGGAGACCACCTTTCCTTATCTTAAGGATAATTTGTTTGCTCAGGCCGCATTAGATATTGCGATGCACGATCTTCACGCAAAAAGGAATGGCCTTCCTTTATATAAGCAATGGGGGCTGGAGCTGAAGAACCTTCCCAAAAGCAATTATACGATTGGAATAGATTCGGTGGAACGTATGGTTCAGAAGATGAAAGCTTTTCCATGGCCTCTCTATAAGATCAAACTGGGAACAAAAGAGGATGTTAGAATCATTCAGGAATTAAGAAAACATACAGATTCTGTTTTCCGGGTAGATGCCAATGCTTCATGGGGCCTGGACGATGCTCTGTATAATATTGAAGAATTAAAAGATCTTAATGTAGAATTCATTGAACAGCCCTTAAACCCCAAGGATACTGAGGCAATGAAAATTCTTTATAAGGAGTCTGCACTTCCTTTAATTGCCGATGAAAGCTGTATTTTAGAACAGGATATCGAAAATTGTGCTGAATATTTTCATGGAGTGAATATAAAATTAAGTAAATGCGGCGGACTCACTCCGGCCTTAAGAATGATAAAAAAAGCCCGTGATTTGGGCCTTAAGACCATGGTTGGTTGTATGACGGAGTCCAGTGTTGGCATATCTGCCATTGCCCATCTAACTCCCATGCTGGATTATGTGGATATGGATGGGGCTTTATTATTAAAATCTGATATTGCAGACGGAATTAAAGTTTTCGCTGATAAAATATATTTTCCGGAGCGTAATGGAACCGGAGCTATACTGTTGAATTAA
- a CDS encoding glycoside hydrolase family 10 protein yields MILAIIGMFMVSCKSTKPVSKSTEQNSKEMPASEEPAENIPAEQEGPEKDLDNFNTPPLDVTEFRAAWIATVANINWPSKPGLSTEKQKEEALKLLEILEKQNFNAVILQVRPQADALYDSELEPWSYYLTGKSGKAPQPYYDPLEFWIEEAHKRGMELHVWLNPYRAHHTTAKEIGERSIVKTHPELTLELKNGMWWMDPGNKKVQDHSAAVVMDIVKRYDIDGVHFDDYFYPYASYNGKKDFPDEKSWQKYLNSGGKLSKGDWRRQNVNNFVERIADEIKAEKSYVKFGISPFGIWRPGFPKGISGMDQYEELYADAKLWLNKGWIDYFTPQLYWPTKQIGQSFPVLLGWWESENVAGRHLWPGINLALEDKEEHKGEIASQILISRGILQKNAGTVHWNIGPLINNQDLAKSLVTGPYKNGSIVPPSPWLDSESPAKPEWNAQHSDDKIIINWSHDKPDDVFRWVIYYQYEDENWDYKILNSNSRELEVSNTNSQGKKINKVGITAVDRTGNQSSFKAINVR; encoded by the coding sequence TTGATTCTTGCTATTATTGGCATGTTTATGGTTTCCTGTAAATCAACAAAGCCGGTTTCCAAAAGCACAGAACAAAATTCGAAGGAGATGCCGGCTTCAGAAGAACCGGCTGAAAATATACCGGCAGAGCAGGAAGGTCCTGAAAAAGATCTGGACAATTTCAATACACCTCCCTTAGATGTAACCGAATTTAGGGCTGCCTGGATCGCTACAGTAGCGAATATTAACTGGCCGTCAAAACCAGGGCTTTCAACCGAAAAACAAAAAGAAGAAGCGCTGAAGCTTTTGGAAATTCTTGAAAAGCAAAATTTTAATGCGGTAATTCTTCAGGTGCGTCCGCAGGCAGATGCTTTATACGATAGTGAGTTGGAACCCTGGTCTTATTATCTCACTGGAAAAAGTGGCAAAGCACCTCAGCCTTACTACGATCCACTGGAATTCTGGATAGAAGAAGCTCATAAACGTGGAATGGAACTTCATGTTTGGCTAAACCCATACCGGGCACACCATACTACTGCCAAAGAAATTGGAGAAAGATCTATTGTTAAGACTCATCCCGAGCTCACCTTGGAATTAAAGAACGGGATGTGGTGGATGGATCCCGGAAATAAAAAAGTTCAGGATCATTCTGCTGCGGTGGTTATGGATATTGTAAAGAGATACGATATAGACGGGGTTCATTTTGATGACTATTTCTATCCTTATGCATCCTATAACGGGAAAAAAGATTTTCCGGATGAAAAGAGCTGGCAAAAATATTTGAACTCCGGGGGTAAACTTAGCAAAGGTGACTGGCGAAGACAGAATGTAAACAACTTTGTTGAAAGGATCGCCGATGAGATCAAAGCTGAAAAAAGCTATGTAAAATTCGGGATTAGTCCTTTCGGAATTTGGCGTCCAGGGTTTCCTAAAGGGATCAGCGGGATGGATCAGTACGAAGAATTATATGCCGACGCGAAATTGTGGCTGAACAAAGGCTGGATAGATTACTTCACTCCACAATTATACTGGCCAACCAAGCAAATTGGTCAGAGCTTTCCGGTGTTATTAGGATGGTGGGAATCGGAAAATGTTGCAGGCAGACACCTCTGGCCGGGAATTAACCTGGCTCTCGAAGATAAGGAAGAGCATAAGGGGGAGATTGCCTCACAAATACTTATCTCACGTGGAATCCTTCAAAAGAATGCGGGAACGGTTCACTGGAATATTGGTCCGCTAATAAATAATCAGGATCTGGCGAAGTCTCTTGTCACCGGGCCATATAAAAATGGAAGTATAGTTCCGCCAAGTCCATGGCTGGATTCAGAAAGTCCTGCAAAACCAGAATGGAATGCACAACACAGCGATGATAAAATTATTATTAACTGGTCTCATGACAAACCGGACGATGTCTTTAGATGGGTGATTTACTATCAGTATGAAGATGAGAACTGGGATTATAAGATACTGAATTCAAATTCCCGTGAGCTTGAAGTTTCCAATACAAATTCACAGGGTAAAAAGATTAATAAGGTTGGGATCACCGCCGTGGACAGAACCGGGAATCAAAGTAGTTTTAAAGCTATAAATGTGAGGTAA
- the murQ gene encoding N-acetylmuramic acid 6-phosphate etherase, which produces MKTHNPDTEKTSNYDHLEKMSTSELLSNINKEDKSVAESVQKVLPEIEKLVDAIVPKLENGGRLFYIGAGTSGRLGVLDASECPPTFGVSAGIVIGLIAGGDTALRNAVENAEDATQQAWKDLREYDISENDVLIGIAASGTTPYVIGGIEKARAEKIITGSITCSMNSPLGKASEYAIEVPTGPEFVTGSTRMKAGTAQKMVLNMISTSVMIKLGRIKGNKMVDMQLSNSKLVGRGTRMIMEELGIDEKKAAELLMEHKSVRKVISAYNSEQ; this is translated from the coding sequence ATGAAAACCCATAATCCCGACACCGAAAAAACCTCTAATTACGATCATCTTGAAAAGATGAGTACTTCAGAATTACTCTCCAATATCAATAAAGAGGATAAAAGTGTTGCTGAAAGTGTACAAAAGGTACTGCCGGAAATCGAAAAACTTGTTGATGCGATCGTTCCAAAACTAGAGAATGGAGGCCGCTTGTTTTATATAGGAGCCGGAACGAGTGGAAGACTTGGGGTTTTAGATGCTTCAGAATGTCCTCCAACTTTTGGGGTGAGTGCAGGGATTGTAATAGGTTTGATCGCTGGTGGTGATACGGCCCTGAGAAATGCGGTTGAAAATGCCGAAGACGCCACCCAGCAGGCATGGAAGGATCTTAGGGAATATGATATTTCAGAAAATGATGTTTTGATAGGTATTGCAGCTTCGGGAACTACACCGTATGTGATTGGTGGAATTGAAAAAGCCAGAGCCGAGAAGATTATTACCGGATCTATTACCTGCAGCATGAACAGTCCACTGGGAAAAGCTTCAGAATATGCCATTGAGGTGCCTACCGGTCCCGAATTTGTTACCGGAAGCACTCGAATGAAAGCCGGTACCGCTCAAAAAATGGTACTAAATATGATCTCTACTTCGGTGATGATAAAACTTGGACGAATAAAGGGTAATAAAATGGTAGACATGCAGTTATCCAATAGTAAACTTGTTGGCAGAGGTACTAGAATGATCATGGAGGAACTTGGGATTGATGAGAAAAAAGCTGCCGAACTTTTAATGGAACATAAAAGTGTGAGAAAGGTTATCTCTGCTTACAATTCGGAACAATAA